A window of Zalophus californianus isolate mZalCal1 chromosome 12, mZalCal1.pri.v2, whole genome shotgun sequence genomic DNA:
ATCAAACTGTCATAATGTTACACATGAATTGTTTGCATTGGTTTACAAAGTAGTTCACAGCTTCACCGCGATGCTGGAAGGTGGCAGGTTTGGtggtattaaatgtatttttttcctctttacaaGACGAAGAATTCAAGGCTCGGAAGGGTTGATTAATTTCCAGAAGGTTTGTTACCTGGGTTTGCTGAATTTATACTCTTGACTTGTGGCTCATCAAGTAATGGAAATTTTGGTCAAAAAATGATTAATCCCATTTGGCTCCTGACTGCCAGATTGCTTCCCTactaaaaatcctaaaatgtcGTTAAGGGCATTTTTACCGAGTAATTAAACCAGAAAAAGGCTTCCTGAAAGgttgcctcttttctttcttggagtgaaaaagaaggaaggtatAGAGGGTGGGGGTGTCCATGAGTGGAAAATGCACAGTCGTTGCCCCCCGAggctccccccctcctccctccaccccctccacctcagcctaccccaccccccctccaccgCCACCCCCCCTTTtaccgcacccccacccccccctttaccccacccccctgcacccGAGCCCCCttgcagggagcctccttctgcTTGTTCCTCTAGTAAGCCCCTCCCTGGCTCTCTGCTGAGTCATTGCAGATATTCGTCCGCTGGAACCCCTGAATGAATGAGATGAGGAGCGGGGCGGGGGttcggggggtggggtgggtgggaaggagtGATGAAATGTGTACGTGCAAACGTAGGAGCTGAAGTACGGGACAGATGATAACTAATGATACACAAACATACTTTTTGTCATCTCATTTTTCAAGTAGATACTGGGATGTAGCCTGCTGCTATTGTGGGGTAAAAATGGTGATATGATGATTGGGGGCATTTTTGGGGAATCATTTATAATGTTGAAAGATACAACCTAATCATTGGGTCTGTTTTCTGGACAGCTactaaggaggaagaaaaaaaaatgccctagtgatgccaagaaaaaaaaaagagaggcgcTGCTCAGTCTTTAAGGCACGTGGTGATTTGGCCCCTGTGGGACCACAGCCTTATTTgttttagagttaaaaaaaaaaaaaagggattttgtGAGTTGGATTAGTTTGTGATGGATAGGGATTGTGGCCAGATTAcaggcaagatggtggaagggtgtgtgtacacacagagCCTTTTCTGCCAGGGCTTTAACAGTTCATTTCCCTAATTTATAGCTCTATTTTCTTGACAACTCTTATTTTCGTTTTAGAAGGTATTTCCATTCTGGTTATTTTAGAGAACTTGCATTCTACTGATAATTCTTTTCCTGGTGACTATTAGCAGTCAtaaactagaaacagaaggaacTGTGTCTAATTTCTATTTAGCACTCCTCATTGTGAGTAGACTGACTTGGACCTTTGAAGGTTGGGTGTGCAAACCAGTGCTTTCCTTCCAAAGACAAAAGCGATTTTCAGATGTTGACTATGAGCTCTGCCTCATTTTTTTGAGGGGTGTGCAGGGTGGGTAGCAAtcctaagaaattaaataaatgggaGCTACCTCAAGAGTctaagaaaagcagaaatataaTCTGCTGCCCTGACCTCTCAAGAGATTAGATCTTGTGGGTCCTGACAAAGCTGCTTATGGTGGAAAACACAGTGTACCTAGCTTCTTACTTCCGCGGACTGTTTACCTGGAGCAGTTTCTCAGCACAGATCCGGGGAGTAGTACCAAGTGGGGCTTCACTGGGGTCAGAGAGTTGAGaagtattaaaaaatcaaaaacagctCTCTGCTTAAGGATATGTGATGCTTTTCTAaacattagtaaaaaaaaaaaactacatatatgtatctttctctatatttaacattttactggTGAGGGCTGGTGGGTGGGTGGTAGAGCTTTTAGAATAAATATgaaggaaatcatttttttctggggAAGCTTTGATAAAAGCCAATGAAAAGGTGCACAATACTTAACTTCCTTTTACTTTACATAAAAACCTCTTCAGGTTTTAGGAAAACCAcagtggcggggggcggggtgccGAGGGATtaaagtgggaaggagagagggaagattacatattaaaataatatattttttccttaaaattagaaTGGTGCACAGATATGGTGATTGGAAAGCAGGGAGAGGTGTGCTTACGTTCTTCTTGGTAAACTTTCTGCCATGGTTCACATGGAGGGCAAGGTAGTCCCCGCATGGCACAGAAATTTCCCGCCCCATCTGACCGATTTGGGGCTTGTAAAAGCGTGCAGCGTCATCCGACTGCTTACCCCAGGTCTCTGATTTTCTTTACAGGATGAGGGAGTGGTGGGTTCAGGTGGGGCTGTTGGCTGTGCCCCTGCTGGCGGCCTATCTGCAtatcccccctccccagctttctCCTGCTCTTCACTCATGGAAATCGTCAGGCAAATTTTTCACCTACAAGGGCCTGCGCATCTTCTACCAAGGTAAGAACAGGATTGCCGGAGCGCCCTGCACGTATAATAGGCTCCGGGGGTCCCACCAAGCTACTCATTTTGGGTCTGTTACTGGTTTCTGTTGCCCCTCagtgagggaggggggaaaaaccCCTTTTTCTGTGTAGTGTGCTTGAAGGTATGGGTTAATTCCCCTCAATAACTCCATAGCAGGGAAACTCAAAGAAaactgttgggggtggggggcgatgGAATTGAGATTCCGATTTCTGTAGAACTGACTTTTCCGTGTAATTTTTCCTCATAGCCTCATTTGTATTGATAGATACCAGTTTTCTCTTTTGGGCGCCCCTAGTGTTCAGTAGATAGCCCTACCACGGGTTCTATTTCCCTCCATccctgatttcattttattttctggaaagatGATTTGTTATATGCATAACTAAATGTGATTTAAGCCTTATACCTTTGTATAGATTAATTTGCTAATGATTATTATGACTGCTACTTATCAAGTAATTACCATATGCTAGTCATTGAATTATGTTCTCAacctttattattatctttaagaTTAACTATCTTTACAACAGTACTTGGAGATGGATGccattaaccccattttataggtaaagaaactgaAACGAGATTGGAAAAGCTATCTTTTGGGCGGGGGTCAAGAGCAATAACGAAAAATGTTTGTCATAAACCGTTTTTCATTATTGCTCCTGACCTCCTCTCATTTGCGATATTCAAACTAAGTAAGTATATACTTTTCTTTATATTGGTCatttggttgtttctagtttttcaatgttttaaataGTTAATGTTGAAGGGAAATCTTcatgtgtatgtttattttttccatatattttcaaactatactacTTGTAAGTAGAATGATTTTATTTGCATGGGTTCTCAagaataagtatatttttaaattgcttctaattaaattatttttgtaaacctTATCAAATCTCATGCCACTGGCAGGATGTATGAATGTGTCACTTTTAATCTAATACTTTAAAAGCAAGgcattttactgtttattttttttaaagattttatttatttatttgacacagagatagtgagagagagagagagagagagagagagcacatgcagggggaacggcaggcagaggggagaagcaggcttcctgcatgagcagggagcccgatgtggggctcgatcccaggactctggaatcatgacctgagctgaaggcagcggtttaaccaactgagccacccaggcaccccggcattTTACTGTTTAAATGTTTGGCTAATTTAAAAGATGTTTCTGCATTAAAAAATGTGCATGTCAGTATTGCTTAATCCTTTTTTATACTTGATAGAATTGTTAATAGTTTGAGCATTATGCTTTTGATACTGGATTGGCTCTTCCCTAGGAGAAATAAAAGTGCTGGACAGACAAGACAAACTAAGGTTTCCATCAGGTTGAGGAAGAGTTGCTATCTTTTAGAATATTTAAGAATACCTTAATGATAAGGTAGAGGATCTGCAGTGTTGATGTTGTGATTGTGTACTTTTAACTGCGCAAGTTTACTTTTACTGTGGAAAAACAGTTTACATATTGATAATacagaataaaggaagaaatggagaagtactttaaaaaaatataggtgAAATGAAGCAGACGGCCTTCCACTATTTTCATATAAAGTGTGCTGTTTACAagtctttaatatataaaagaaaataatcaaatgcCTGTTTTTACCTAAAGCAGTaagcttccattttaaaaaggaatttgttatttttatttcattaatttaggCAGGGTTTCTTGTTCTTTATACCAGGTTACTTCGATTTTAATATTTCCAAGGTTATTGTTATAAGCAGTCAGCCTAactgatttctttccttcttcccagacTCTGTGGGTGTGGTTGGAAGTCCTGAGATCGTTGTGCTGTTACATGGCTTTCCAACATCCAGCTATGATTGGTACAAGGTAATGAAATCAAATTTCTAGATCCTACTGtgtctttaaaaatccaaaatcaaggaTTTTGTTGTCAGCACTGGAAGGTTCTTATGTATTTGAATTGCCTAATAAAATAGGATTAAGTGTAGAACTGTCTCATTTACTGTAAGGGAGTAAAAACTCTGGTGATCTGGGAAGGATCATTGCCAAGTTAAAAGTGCTGGAGTTTTCCCCTCATGGAGATTAGGAGTAAACCAAGAGGATCATCTGTGGGCCTGTGGTAGTTGCATGAGATTTTCCCTTTATCGAAGTCTGTTTGTTAAGCCAAGATGGGAATGAAATTCCTGTGCTGTAGGTCGGAGGAGAGGAGGTGCAGGATCACAAAAGCCAgatcatctctttctttcttgtagaTTTGGGAAGGTCTGACCCTGAGGTTTCATCGAGTGATCGCCCTTGATTTTTTGGGCTTTGGCTTCAGTGACAAACCAGTAAGCGGCATCTAGATGGGACCAgtgttgggtgggggagggggcagaccaGGGCCAGAGGGTCAGGCTGCAGACAGATCTGCACTCATGACTTCCTCCTGTATATCTGGGCTTTCTTCTCCCTAGAGACCGCATCACTACTCCATATTTGAGCAGGCCAGCATCGTGGAGGCACTTTTGCGGCACCTGGGGCTCCAGAACCGCAGGATCAACCTTTTGTCTCATGATTACGGAGATATTGTTGCTCAGGAGCTGCTCTATAGGTCAGTGAGGTCATAGACTCTTCTGTACTATTCACAGGTCTTACTGGTTTAAGATGCTGGAAAAGTAAATTGTTCCTGGGTTCCTTCTAGCCCTTTTCCCTCTTGGGAGTTTGTCTTCAGCTGCTGAATTGGTGTATGTCCACTCAGTTAGATGTGTTTCCCTCACCTGTTTCTAGGTTCAAGCAGAATCGATCCGGTCGGCTTACTATAAAgagtctctgtctgtcaaatggaGGTAATTGCCGTGGTGGTGGGTGGAAAGTGAAGTGTAGCTTCGAAGGGCCACAGGTAGATATCACCTCGACATCTAAATGGTAATCTGATGAGACTACAGGCAGACACATTTAAACCAGAGGGCCTTGACCTTTTTGTGCCATGAACTACTTTGGTGGTCTAATGAGATTTATTGACCCTttttcagaataatgtttttaaatacggaaaataaaatgaataggattataaaagaaatggGTTATATTAACATACAGTTCATAAAAAGCTGTGTTGTGGTAATAAGTGCTTCTTCGTAAAAGCATTGCATAGCGAGGTCTATGGGTAGGTCTAGCGAGCACCGTGCTCGGGGTGAGGAGCACAAGTGACAGTTTGCACTGTCTGCAGCATCTGCACTGGGTTATGCATATAGTTGTGATGAAGCCACGGGTGCTTCTGATACTCCTCTGGTTTGTTGCAGAAACTTAACTGGTAGCAGTGCCAAGTTTCAGGTAGAAATTAGTGAACCTCTGATTAGACCTTTTGGAGgagtttcttttttgtgtgtgtgccatgGAGCACAGCTTGTAAATCCGTGAATAATCCACACGTCCCCTGAATACCATAAGGGCAGGTTGGGACAGGAGTCTATCCCTTTATCAGCAATGCTCAGGGCTTTCTTCCATTGACccttagaaaaatggaaaaggaagaactctcgttccccacccccccaacacactccGCCCAGGGACCTACCGTCCCTGAAAAAAATCTGGTGGTTTCTTTTGCAGCCCAAACCATGAACAATACTAGGTGCTCTGAGGAATGGTTAGAAAGGCCAAGGGGAGTCAGGGCTTAGTCATCAGCATTATGGATGATCACGTACATTATCTTCCCCCGTTTCTCTACTCTTCCAATGGGGAGAGTAATCCCAGTGGGAGAGAATTTGACCTGTTAAACACAGAATTCCTTGGAGAGGTAATTAGATGACAGAACTAAGTTTTATTTGTAATCCTGTTCCTGGCAGTGATGGCCCCCAAAGGTGACAGTAAATAGGGACAATAGTCTCCGATAATGGGCCTAAAGTTGTTGGTAAACGACTAACATAAGTCTCTTTTTCTCCTATAGGTATATTTCCTGAGACTCACCGTCCTCTCCTTCTCCAAAAGGTTGGCTACTCCAGTCACAAAATCtttagtttttaagatttatacCAACATAAATAATGCTAGGACCTATATAAGGGCCATACCTGCTGTAATGGGCCATAGTGAAAATCCTCTCCTCGGGAATTTACATGAATAAAGTTAGTTTTTTCCTTCTTATGCTGATAAAGCAATGGCAGCGGCCTCTAGGTAGAGCCTCATTTCTGAGAGTAAGAGATCAGCAAATATTTGGAGAAACAGAGCTATCTAGAGATTTGTATCATTAGCATGATGGCTGAATAGATCAGATCCTAAAGTTGAATGCATCAGTTAGAAGCCTTAGGGATTTAGTGAAGTGTAGAAATGTAATCTTAAAGGGAATTACAAAGAGGTTTTGTCTTCTGTGAGAGAATAGGTaggcaaaacaaaaaacgaaaagcCAATAAACAAACATTTCGGTAGAAGGACATTTGACTAAAGTCCTTTTTTAGTTCCTAATAGAAAACTTTTGTCCTGGTTagtggttttctttctctcaaatcttTACTTCTTTACCTACAGCTTCTCAAAGATGGAGGCATGTTGTCACCCATCCTCACTCGATTGATGAACTTCTTTGTATTCTCCCGAGGGTAAGTCATTGTCAAAGATTGATTTACTATAGCCTGGGAAACAGTGTAGTGAAAAGTTGCCATTAAAATTCTGGGCCAAATCCTAGGGTTTGATACTTTAAAACGAAGATGTTGGCCACCTGCCAGGGAAGTAGTAGAAGGAATTCATAAATCAGTTAAGGGTCAGACTGCGTGACCTGTGAGGTTCCAGTCATATTTGACATTCTGGATTCTTCTCACATGTGTCTTCCTGCTCTCTCGGGCTCTTTCAGTCTCACCCCAGTCTTTGGGCCGTACACCCGCCCCTCTGAGAGTGAGCTGTGGGACATGTGGGCAGGGATTCGCAACAATGACGGGAACTTAGTTATCGACAGGTAAGACATAACACTTTGCTTTGGTTTCCAGAGAAGCTCTTTTTTGTTGGGGGGGTGGTGTGGAATGGGGAAAGGTAGAAGATTGCTTGTTTTGTTCCTTGCtggcttgttccctctctctctgacctgtGAGGCAAACCAAGAAGTCATGCACTGGTCtttctaagaagaaagaaattgagaataGTGAGCCATCAGCGTAAGGCACGTGGCACACAGTTTAGATAAACAGCTGCAGATTCTGATGCTAATTCTGTTTCTACCTGGCCAGTGACTTTGGCAAATCCTACTTTGGGctttttgtgaatattaaatgccTCAAAATGTCTAATCATGGTTGTGAAAGGAGCCTAGTAcatgtctctttctttttcatgtcttttctgtAGCAACAGTGACTGAGAAGGAGAGCTTTCCGTCTTATACAAAGAATGCTCACGACTTGATCCAAATGAGAATGCAGCAGCTTTCGTTTTAGGATGCCTTTGCATTCCTATAACAATAAAGATTTCTCGTTCTACTCTGGCTGACTTCTCTGTCCTATAGTCTCTTACAGTACATCAACCAGAGGAAGAAGTTTAGAAGACGCTGGGTGGGAGCTCTTGCTTCTGTAACTATTCCCAGTGAGTAGTTCTACTTTATATCTTGATAGGACTGAGGGACTATGGGTCTCAAGtaattgccagatttagcaaataaaaatgcgaGACATccagctaaatttgaatttcagatatataacaaatacttttttagaATAAGTATGTGCTTTGcaatattttgacatatttatgcttaaaaaaatcattacttatatgaaattcaaatttaactgggcatctttTAATCCGGAAGAGCGGTGACACGCGTTGTAGAGTGCCGCATCTGAAACAGCGGGATGCTGCTGCAGGGGTAGCTGGTTCCACTGTCAGGACTGGGGGCGGGACTGGCTTTTGCGCTGTGTGGCGTGCGTGGCTGCCACGTTACATGCTGAATTGCTGGGACAGAAGGTGGTCTAGATGACTAATCGAGAGGCTGTAGGTGGTTTCTGCTCATTTGTCTCTTCAATcttatagatttaaaaagaaaaaaaatcagtgcagtGTTTCATACATAGTAGTGCTCCAGCAATTAGTGGTTGATTTAAAATGTCAGTGGTCAGTTGTAACTGGAGGGAGACCTAAATAATGACGGTATTCTGGATGTATAGGAAGAGAACATGGAGCGCGAGACTTAGGCCTTTTGGTTCAGGCACAGAGGAGCTAGAGGAGGGACTGAGTGTCTCTATACAGGAGAACTGTCCCAAATGAACTGTTGGCTTATTCCCAGAAGTTCCTTATAACCTACTTATTGAAAGAAGCTAGGTTTTCTAGCATAAAtcagtgggactacatcaaactaaaaaagctCTGTACaggaaaagaaaccatcaacaaatgggaaagatatttgcaaaccatatatctgataaggagtgaatatccaaaatatataaagaaatcgtacactcagtagcaaaaaaacccaagccaactaaaaactgggcaaaggacatgaatagatatttctgcaaagaagatacaGGAAAGGCCTACTAGGTACATGAAAAGAGTTCAACATCACTGGTccttaaggaaatgcaaattaaaacgacaatgaggtattaccttacacatgttagaatggccatcatcaaaaagacaagacataagtgttggtgtggatgtggaggaaagggaaaccTTGTGCACTGGGGGTGAGAATTTAAATGGGTACGGCCACAGTGGAAAATAGTCTGGAGgagtctcaaaaaattaaaaatacaacagcCATATGACCCAGCGACTCCAcctctgggaatatatccaaaggaaatgaaaacactaatttgaaaatgtgTCTGCACCCCCTTGTTCGTAGCAGCATTGTTTAcgacagccaagacatggaaacagccatcaatcaatgaatggataaagaagctgtgagatacacacacacacacacacacacacactgcagtggaatattattcagccataaaatggcagtcttaccatttgtgacaatagGGATGGACCCacaaggcattatgctaagtgagataagtcagagagaaagaaaatactgaatgATCTCACTTCTGTGTGGGCTCTGAAAAACCCCACCAAACTCAGAGGAAAAGAGAttagatttgtggttaccagaggtggggggaggggaaactgGAGGAAGGTAGTCAAAATATACAAACCTGCACTTACAGGTCCTAGGGATGTGATGTACAGCATGAGCACTACAGCTCACAAAGTTGTTGGGAGAGTAGACCCTAAGAGCTGTCATCAcgaggagaattttttttctttttattgtgtggtaatcatttcaaaTATACATAAGCCAAACTGTCATACTGTATGTTTTAAACTTACATATAGTGATATATggcaattatttctcaataagactgggaaaaaaaccatttttttttttgagggaggagAATAGATGTGAGAGCTTTAGTAATtcattcctcttctctttcctagTTCATTTTATCTATGGGCCATTGGATCCCGTAAATCCCTATCCAGAGTTTTTGGACCTGTACAGGTGAGTCTCCCTCAGgggtctttgttttgttcctcatGGTGACAGTGGTGAACAGGTTAGCCACTGTCTCTGCCCTCGCTGGCTGTTCATCCAGGAAACATATTAGAAAAGGATGAATTGGGGAATcttcttttcagaaatgtaaagatgaaaaaactcAGTTATACGTTGTCTTGATTTATTAGGCCTGTTTTCACTGTCATGGTTACTACATATTCCTAGGTGTACAGGTAAGAAAAAGCTATCATGTGAACCACGGagtgaaatacatttattttaagaaatgtttgcttTAGTTTGATCATAAAGCCAACTCCTCCACCTCAGCTGAGCAGACGAGTGCACTATGGAAAAGTGCCTTCTCATCGGTTATTTTCTCTAGGTACTTACTCAGAAGGTGTTGGAATATGAAATCTTGACTATGTCACATAAGACTGTCCCATACCTTCACTTGGCCTAGCAGAAACAACCCAGTAGTAAATAGTGTGCATTTAACTAAACAAAATGCCCTCCCCTCATCCACTCCCAGGGTTAAGGACGGTCTGTTGTTATGTTTACTTGGACAGCGAGTTGCTGAGTGGCCCACTTGTTTGATGCCTCATGCTTCTCTAAGGAGCTGGAAGTCATCCTGCTTGGGCAGGTGCTGTAAAGTGTTATATGCTCAGGTTGTTGTCTGTTGGATTATGAACATTTAAGAACTAGTCTGTTTATGTCGTAAATGGAACTGGCTAGTTTATCTGCCTAAGATACAATTCCAAAGTAGAAGGTGAATAAGCTCTTTGTTGGTTCCTTCCAGTGTGGTATGTCCACAAGAGCCTTAACCGGGGCTGCCCACTGGCTTGCATCCGTCCTCTCCCTCCAGCCTTAAGTTCACCTACATGCTGTTCTCTTCCACTAGGAAAACGCTGCCGCGGTCCACAGTGTCGATTCTGGATGACCACATTAGCCACTATCCACAGCTAGAGGATCCCATGGGCTTCTTGAATGCATATATGGGCTTCATCAACTCCTTCTGAGCTGGAAAGAGTAGCTCCCCTGTATTACCTCCCCTACTCCCGTATTTGTTGTGTATTCCACTTAGGAAGAAATGCCCAAAAGAGGTCCTGGCCACCAAACACTATTCTCTCACAAAAGTCCACCTGATGCACATCGGTGATCAGCATATAGTAAAAAGCCCGCAGAAGCTCCCGTTAAGGATGGCCCTAACAGTCCACCTCCCATTCTTCTCACATCTGAGCAAGTGTATGGACTTGCCTTTGCGCTATTAGGAATTTCTTAAAAGTCTTAACACTTCTATGGACTTTTCTGAAATACCTAGAAATGCTCATTTCTGGCCTATCCTTGACCGGAGTCCTAAAGTAAAGCATGAGGAGAGGGTGTCTCCTGACCTGTCCTTGAATGGCTTTAAGGGCACATGCGTTTTTAAGTTCTCTAAGCAACACAGCTTCAAGTGAGAGTGAGTCTCCCTTGTCATAACTTGGGATTTCATTTCATCAGCTGCttttaattataaacattttgttaaaataggTTTTGGTTTGAATAATGCAGTATTCTAAGTATACTTTAAGACTATGATTTACCtacatgtattatatgtattttctaaggATACTAAACCAGCAGATACTCTGGCAGAGTAGTGAACCTTATTAAACAGGTTTAATTTCTGAATACACACTGAATTAAATTCAGACTATTTACAGAAGTTCCTAAAATCATAGGATACTAAAGACCAGTAGCATCCGTGCCAGAGATTTACTGTTATTAGCTAACTCTGACAGCGAGTAACAGTCTGACTCTTCATACCTCAGTGCTTCGAGGCATGTCCCTCCcgagctggaggggaggggatcgTTGTATAGTCCAGGTCACCGTACCGAATGTACAGAGATTCCTTTTCTGACGACTGATTAACTTAACTTCTCATTGGTTGTCTCAGAGAGACATCCTCTTGTAGCTCATAATTCCTGTACTTTACAGACAGGAAAGTTCCAGAAACTTTATGAACAAATTCTGAAAGACCTATGAGCAAATggtgctgaatttttttttaagccacagcTTCACTGTCTTAGTCGAAACAGGAGGattaagtgattattttaaatttt
This region includes:
- the MEST gene encoding mesoderm-specific transcript homolog protein isoform X2: MREWWVQVGLLAVPLLAAYLHIPPPQLSPALHSWKSSGKFFTYKGLRIFYQDSVGVVGSPEIVVLLHGFPTSSYDWYKIWEGLTLRFHRVIALDFLGFGFSDKPRPHHYSIFEQASIVEALLRHLGLQNRRINLLSHDYGDIVAQELLYRFKQNRSGRLTIKSLCLSNGGIFPETHRPLLLQKLLKDGGMLSPILTRLMNFFVFSRGLTPVFGPYTRPSESELWDMWAGIRNNDGNLVIDSLLQYINQRKKFRRRWVGALASVTIPIHFIYGPLDPVNPYPEFLDLYRKTLPRSTVSILDDHISHYPQLEDPMGFLNAYMGFINSF
- the MEST gene encoding mesoderm-specific transcript homolog protein isoform X1, with amino-acid sequence MVRRDRLRRMREWWVQVGLLAVPLLAAYLHIPPPQLSPALHSWKSSGKFFTYKGLRIFYQDSVGVVGSPEIVVLLHGFPTSSYDWYKIWEGLTLRFHRVIALDFLGFGFSDKPRPHHYSIFEQASIVEALLRHLGLQNRRINLLSHDYGDIVAQELLYRFKQNRSGRLTIKSLCLSNGGIFPETHRPLLLQKLLKDGGMLSPILTRLMNFFVFSRGLTPVFGPYTRPSESELWDMWAGIRNNDGNLVIDSLLQYINQRKKFRRRWVGALASVTIPIHFIYGPLDPVNPYPEFLDLYRKTLPRSTVSILDDHISHYPQLEDPMGFLNAYMGFINSF
- the MEST gene encoding mesoderm-specific transcript homolog protein isoform X3, giving the protein MVRRDRLRRMREWWVQVGLLAVPLLAAYLHIPPPQLSPALHSWKSSGKFFTYKGLRIFYQDSVGVVGSPEIVVLLHGFPTSSYDWYKIWEGLTLRFHRVIALDFLGFGFSDKPRPHHYSIFEQASIVEALLRHLGLQNRRINLLSHDYGDIVAQELLYRFKQNRSGRLTIKSLCLSNGGIFPETHRPLLLQKLLKDGGMLSPILTRLMNFFVFSRGLTPVFGPYTRPSESELWDMWAGIRNNDGNLVIDSNSD